A window of the Lysinibacillus irui genome harbors these coding sequences:
- a CDS encoding FAD-dependent oxidoreductase: MKYVIIGGDAAGMSAAMEIYRNVPGAEITTLERGFIYSYGQCGLPYVVDGRISSTNRLIARDVETFRDKYGIDARVGYEVENVDVEKKIITGTQASGEAFEIPYDKLLIATGASPVMPVKKGSDLEGIHTVKTIPQLEDLMADLTPAIQQVTIIGGGYIGLEMAETLHACGKKVKLVQRGSHVARTLDEELAQHVHEEAKKNGVELLLNISVEAFEGNKRVERVITDNGVLETDLVIVASGIKPNTQFLQGTGIALAKNGAIIVNRHLETSIENIYAAGDCATHFNIVKERLDYVPLGTTANKQGRLAGLNMSGKCAPFRGIVGTSILKFFNLTIATTGINERTAKELGFDYEAYKLSARHIAGYYPGAQRMYIKVIVRKRDQLLLGAQIVGPAGIDKRIDVFATALYSKMTLPDLLDLDLAYAPPFNGVWDPLQQVARMNGRL; encoded by the coding sequence ATGAAATACGTCATCATCGGGGGAGATGCTGCAGGTATGTCTGCAGCAATGGAAATCTATCGTAATGTACCGGGGGCAGAAATTACCACTTTAGAGCGTGGCTTTATTTATTCGTATGGGCAATGTGGTTTGCCCTATGTTGTAGATGGTCGTATTTCTTCAACTAATCGTTTAATTGCAAGAGATGTCGAGACTTTCCGTGATAAGTATGGCATTGATGCAAGAGTGGGCTATGAAGTAGAAAATGTAGATGTAGAGAAGAAAATTATTACAGGTACACAAGCAAGTGGAGAAGCATTTGAAATTCCTTATGATAAGCTTCTGATTGCAACAGGGGCAAGTCCAGTTATGCCAGTGAAAAAGGGGTCTGATTTAGAGGGTATCCACACAGTAAAAACGATTCCACAATTAGAAGACTTAATGGCTGATTTAACGCCCGCTATTCAACAGGTAACTATTATCGGTGGTGGCTATATTGGGTTAGAAATGGCAGAAACACTACATGCCTGCGGTAAAAAGGTAAAACTAGTTCAACGTGGAAGCCATGTAGCACGCACTTTAGATGAAGAGCTTGCCCAACATGTTCATGAAGAAGCAAAAAAGAATGGTGTGGAGCTATTATTAAATATAAGTGTGGAAGCATTCGAAGGGAATAAACGTGTTGAACGTGTCATTACAGATAACGGCGTTTTAGAGACAGATTTAGTTATTGTCGCTTCAGGCATTAAACCAAATACACAATTTTTACAGGGTACTGGGATAGCACTAGCCAAAAATGGAGCAATTATTGTAAATCGTCATTTAGAAACCTCTATAGAAAATATTTATGCTGCAGGAGATTGTGCAACCCATTTTAATATTGTCAAAGAGCGTTTAGACTATGTACCATTAGGAACAACTGCTAATAAGCAAGGGCGTTTAGCTGGACTTAATATGTCAGGCAAATGTGCGCCATTTAGAGGAATTGTAGGAACTTCGATCTTAAAGTTTTTCAATTTAACAATTGCTACAACAGGCATTAATGAGCGCACGGCTAAAGAGCTTGGCTTCGACTACGAGGCATATAAATTATCTGCTCGACATATCGCAGGCTATTATCCAGGTGCGCAGCGCATGTATATAAAAGTTATTGTGCGCAAACGAGATCAGCTGCTATTGGGAGCGCAAATAGTAGGGCCAGCAGGAATTGATAAGCGTATCGATGTTTTTGCTACAGCATTGTATAGTAAAATGACATTACCAGATTTGCTTGATTTAGACTTAGCCTATGCACCGCCTTTCAACGGTGTATGGGATCCTTTACAGCAGGTGGCAAGAATGAATGGACGTTTATAA
- a CDS encoding glutathione peroxidase, which translates to MDIYDINVTLEDGTIYSLERYKGKPMLIVNTASKCGFTPQFEELEGLYEKYQEQGLVVLGFPSNQFKQELATAEEAASQCRLTYGVTFPMHEIVKVNGKEAHPIFDYLTSHSKGFLGSNVKWNFTKFLVNRHGEVVGRYAPADKPGSFEDDIQKVLQQ; encoded by the coding sequence ATGGACATTTATGATATTAACGTAACTTTAGAGGATGGTACTATCTATAGCCTAGAACGTTATAAAGGAAAGCCTATGCTTATTGTCAATACAGCTTCTAAATGTGGCTTTACACCGCAATTTGAAGAATTAGAAGGTCTCTATGAGAAATATCAGGAGCAAGGTCTTGTAGTCCTTGGTTTCCCATCGAACCAATTTAAACAAGAGCTAGCGACAGCTGAGGAGGCGGCTTCTCAATGTCGACTGACGTATGGTGTGACGTTCCCGATGCACGAGATTGTCAAGGTGAACGGTAAAGAAGCCCATCCTATATTCGATTATCTGACTTCCCATTCCAAAGGATTTTTAGGTAGTAATGTTAAATGGAACTTTACAAAATTCCTCGTAAATCGTCATGGTGAGGTTGTTGGACGCTACGCACCGGCAGATAAGCCAGGTAGCTTTGAGGATGATATTCAAAAGGTTTTACAGCAATAG
- a CDS encoding ABC transporter ATP-binding protein, with protein sequence MTPLLKVQNVGKTYGKGANTFTALSNISFEVEKGEFVGVMGPSGAGKSTLLNVLATIDTPTNGEIIIGDTNLARMKDAELADFRRDNLGFIFQDYNLLDSLTVRENIVLPLAIAKMPTKAISARVDRIAGLFGISDLLDKYPYQISGGQKQRTASSRALVTEPKIIFADEPTGALDSKSATDLLESLSDLNQSQAATIMMVTHDAFAASFCQRILFIQDGQLSKEIHRGTLTRKQFFQEILQVLSSIGGGVNDVI encoded by the coding sequence ATGACGCCATTATTAAAGGTACAAAACGTTGGAAAAACTTACGGCAAAGGCGCAAATACTTTTACAGCGCTATCGAATATATCATTTGAAGTAGAAAAAGGAGAGTTTGTTGGAGTAATGGGTCCTTCAGGGGCTGGGAAATCTACGCTTTTGAATGTATTAGCAACGATTGATACGCCAACAAATGGTGAAATTATTATTGGGGATACCAATTTAGCACGTATGAAGGACGCTGAATTAGCAGATTTTCGTCGTGATAACTTAGGATTTATCTTCCAAGATTATAACTTACTTGATTCTTTAACAGTACGAGAAAACATAGTTTTACCACTGGCTATTGCAAAGATGCCAACAAAGGCCATTAGCGCAAGGGTTGACCGTATTGCAGGTTTGTTTGGAATTAGTGATTTGCTTGATAAATATCCTTATCAAATATCGGGTGGACAAAAACAGCGTACAGCCTCATCGCGTGCATTAGTGACAGAGCCAAAAATAATTTTTGCTGATGAGCCTACAGGAGCACTTGATTCAAAATCTGCTACTGATTTACTTGAAAGTTTAAGTGATTTAAATCAATCTCAAGCCGCAACGATTATGATGGTTACCCATGATGCATTCGCAGCTAGCTTCTGTCAACGCATACTCTTTATTCAGGATGGGCAGCTTTCTAAGGAAATTCATCGTGGGACTCTAACAAGGAAGCAATTTTTCCAAGAGATCTTGCAGGTGCTATCTAGCATCGGGGGTGGAGTAAATGACGTTATTTAG
- a CDS encoding ABC transporter permease, translating to MTLFSLARKNIQRNLSNYFLYIASMVFSIVIYFTFVTLKYNDDLSALKQSSQQIKGLMSASSVVLLFFIVIFMAYSNSFFMKKRKKEVALYSLLGVRKQKIGLMLFFENLVIGLVSLVLGIVLGFFMSQGLLMILVRLMGYEVVGSLTFSMEALINTTCIFTLLFLFTSLQGYRVIYQFKLIDLFHAEKQGEQIPRASLVAALLGTALIAFGYYTAASDLFTSKIWRFFTILGTPLMVIGVTIAGTYLLFHSVSVFVLTALKKATSWSWKGLNLIGVSQLLYRIRANAKSLSIIAILSATTITAGGGVFGMYYNAEASVRQMLPNTFMWKGDAVELPQQEVLYNESLSVKNLRVDNEFSFFEYTLLKESDYNRLAKLQGKNQELHVADGSTVLLDAAYDERFSHDFTNEDFKLENGDSFHVDKMYTESVLNFTSAGTVLVVNDQEFTATNAEEVTIQVIGLDNDLKQQTISKDIYKQLSSEQQESFSSVPQSYEDSIATVGALLFVGSFLGLVFLAATGSIIYFKILTEAEEDQAKYAILNKIGVNSKQILKTVAGQVAVIFSAPLIVGIVHSSFALLAFSQLFGMNITKPVILWMIAYSAIYFIYYIFTVRSFYKIVRQGN from the coding sequence ATGACGTTATTTAGTTTAGCGCGTAAAAACATTCAGCGCAATTTATCGAATTACTTTTTATATATTGCCTCGATGGTATTTAGTATTGTTATTTACTTTACATTTGTGACGCTGAAATATAATGATGATCTTTCAGCGTTAAAACAATCGTCACAACAGATTAAAGGATTGATGAGTGCGTCATCAGTAGTACTGCTGTTCTTTATAGTTATTTTTATGGCATATTCCAATTCATTTTTTATGAAGAAGAGGAAAAAGGAAGTTGCCCTCTACTCGTTACTAGGTGTTCGGAAGCAAAAAATTGGCTTAATGCTCTTTTTTGAGAATTTAGTTATAGGGCTTGTTTCTTTAGTACTTGGTATTGTTCTTGGATTCTTTATGTCACAAGGGTTATTAATGATTTTAGTGCGCTTAATGGGCTATGAAGTGGTAGGTAGCCTGACATTTTCGATGGAAGCACTAATTAATACGACATGCATTTTTACACTACTGTTTTTATTCACATCTTTACAAGGTTATCGTGTTATTTATCAATTTAAGTTAATTGATTTATTTCATGCTGAAAAACAGGGAGAGCAAATCCCGCGTGCATCATTAGTAGCTGCCTTACTGGGCACAGCGCTCATTGCATTTGGCTATTATACAGCTGCTTCTGATTTGTTTACAAGTAAAATTTGGCGATTCTTTACTATTTTAGGTACGCCATTAATGGTCATCGGTGTTACGATTGCCGGGACATATCTTCTATTCCATAGTGTGAGTGTCTTTGTGCTAACCGCTTTAAAAAAAGCAACATCATGGTCATGGAAAGGATTAAATTTAATCGGTGTTTCCCAACTATTGTATCGTATCCGAGCAAACGCAAAGTCGTTGTCGATTATTGCTATTTTAAGCGCAACAACCATTACAGCTGGTGGTGGGGTCTTCGGTATGTATTACAATGCAGAAGCAAGTGTACGCCAGATGCTTCCGAATACGTTTATGTGGAAGGGCGATGCAGTTGAATTACCGCAGCAAGAAGTTTTGTATAATGAATCGCTGTCAGTGAAAAATCTACGTGTGGATAATGAATTCTCATTCTTCGAATATACATTACTTAAGGAATCTGATTATAATCGTTTAGCTAAATTACAAGGTAAGAATCAAGAACTGCACGTTGCAGATGGTTCTACTGTGTTACTTGATGCAGCCTATGATGAGCGATTTTCACATGATTTTACTAACGAAGACTTTAAACTTGAAAACGGAGATTCCTTCCATGTAGATAAAATGTACACAGAAAGTGTTTTAAACTTTACATCTGCAGGCACAGTACTCGTTGTGAATGATCAGGAATTTACTGCTACAAATGCTGAAGAGGTGACGATTCAGGTTATTGGATTAGACAATGATTTAAAACAACAGACCATATCCAAAGACATTTACAAGCAGTTATCCTCTGAACAGCAAGAATCTTTCTCTAGCGTTCCACAAAGTTATGAGGACAGTATAGCGACAGTAGGTGCACTATTGTTTGTAGGAAGCTTTCTAGGCTTAGTGTTCCTAGCGGCAACAGGTAGTATTATTTATTTCAAAATTTTAACGGAAGCTGAAGAAGATCAGGCGAAATATGCCATTTTAAATAAAATCGGTGTGAATAGTAAGCAAATCTTAAAGACAGTAGCAGGTCAAGTAGCTGTAATCTTTAGTGCACCACTGATTGTCGGTATTGTGCATAGTTCGTTTGCATTACTTGCATTTTCACAATTATTTGGTATGAACATTACAAAGCCAGTAATACTGTGGATGATTGCATACTCAGCTATTTACTTTATTTATTATATTTTTACCGTACGTTCGTTCTATAAAATTGTAAGACAGGGGAATTAA
- a CDS encoding YxeA family protein, with protein MKKVFLGIGALFILFVAGLVVLMTVDFNRLNKDTYYVHITADGEVEEYKADSGQIYQTYWYELPAFNKNGEEKTFKFSAQKNLRQDAYLKLYVKKETEVTSYDEVKFHELPAKVQDQMK; from the coding sequence ATGAAAAAAGTATTTCTCGGAATAGGTGCTTTGTTTATCTTATTCGTAGCAGGGTTAGTCGTATTAATGACTGTAGACTTTAACCGTTTAAATAAAGACACGTACTATGTGCATATCACAGCTGATGGCGAGGTAGAGGAGTATAAGGCAGATAGCGGTCAAATCTATCAAACATATTGGTACGAGCTACCTGCATTCAATAAAAACGGAGAAGAAAAAACATTCAAATTTTCAGCTCAAAAAAACTTACGTCAGGATGCGTATTTAAAGCTTTATGTAAAAAAAGAAACGGAAGTTACTTCATATGATGAGGTGAAATTCCATGAGTTACCTGCTAAGGTGCAGGACCAAATGAAGTAG
- a CDS encoding sensor histidine kinase, with protein MKWKLTARFLLSVLSIVIIVIFVNTAIFVGLLTYRLSNDYDGPSATKEEDFVRDFQQYIEIKNGSATINKEGLEQLHQRNAWIQLLDVNGQVIDAHFTPEKAPSHYAPIDLIQVYKYKEFEADTTVFIGVKDEVSYLIGIRSDVSRLVMHVSGTSFLQFIGKFGLFIVIADLLVATLVGWLFGRTLTKPLYAMIERIRHLKNHEHQTATTPGGVYKPVFENLNEVSRELAAHEQERKRLEIMREEWISNVSHDMKTPLASIRGYAELLNDDQLAYSEQTEYAKIIEKQSLHMQDLLDDLNLTMRLRHQQLPLSLRKVNMVPFIREIVIDTLNTTQFELANIEFNAASENSYHQIDEHFMRRAIMNFLHNALLHNTPDVAVQVLVDGNSITISDNGKGIPAEDLEHIFERYYRGTNTEKTTGTGLGTAIARDIIEAHGGTVTITSEEGKGTSVNIYLQSENRISQNEKF; from the coding sequence ATGAAGTGGAAATTAACAGCGCGCTTTCTCCTTTCCGTACTATCTATTGTCATTATTGTTATTTTCGTCAATACAGCCATTTTCGTAGGACTCCTTACTTATCGATTGTCAAATGATTATGATGGTCCATCTGCAACTAAAGAGGAAGACTTTGTACGGGATTTCCAACAATATATTGAGATAAAGAATGGGTCAGCGACAATCAATAAAGAAGGGCTTGAACAGTTGCATCAGCGGAATGCTTGGATTCAATTGCTTGATGTAAATGGTCAAGTTATTGATGCACACTTTACACCAGAAAAGGCACCTTCACACTATGCACCTATTGACTTAATCCAAGTTTATAAATATAAAGAATTTGAAGCTGATACGACTGTTTTTATTGGCGTCAAGGATGAGGTTAGTTATCTCATTGGTATTAGGAGTGATGTTTCGCGGTTAGTCATGCATGTTTCCGGCACATCATTTTTACAGTTTATTGGTAAATTCGGACTTTTCATTGTTATTGCCGACTTGTTAGTAGCTACATTAGTTGGCTGGCTTTTTGGTCGTACGTTAACGAAGCCTCTATATGCAATGATAGAACGCATTCGCCATTTAAAAAACCATGAACATCAGACTGCTACAACTCCTGGTGGTGTATATAAACCAGTTTTTGAAAATTTAAATGAAGTATCACGAGAATTGGCAGCCCATGAACAGGAAAGAAAACGATTAGAGATTATGCGGGAGGAATGGATTAGTAATGTCTCACACGATATGAAAACACCGCTTGCTTCTATTCGTGGTTATGCAGAGCTATTGAACGATGATCAATTAGCTTATAGTGAGCAAACAGAATACGCCAAAATTATTGAAAAACAATCATTGCATATGCAAGATCTACTCGATGATTTGAACTTGACGATGCGCTTAAGACATCAACAGCTACCACTTTCATTAAGAAAAGTTAATATGGTGCCATTTATTCGTGAGATTGTTATTGATACTTTAAATACAACACAATTTGAGCTTGCCAATATCGAGTTTAATGCGGCTTCTGAGAACAGTTACCATCAAATCGACGAGCATTTTATGCGTAGAGCGATCATGAACTTTTTACACAACGCTCTCCTTCACAATACTCCAGATGTAGCTGTCCAAGTGTTGGTTGATGGGAATTCTATTACAATTTCTGATAACGGCAAGGGAATCCCTGCAGAGGATTTAGAACATATTTTTGAACGCTATTACCGAGGTACAAATACAGAAAAAACAACGGGTACCGGCTTAGGCACAGCCATTGCTAGGGATATTATTGAGGCCCATGGAGGCACTGTTACCATTACGTCTGAAGAAGGAAAAGGAACCAGTGTTAACATTTATCTACAAAGTGAAAATCGCATAAGTCAAAACGAGAAATTTTAA
- a CDS encoding response regulator transcription factor — MQEPTILVVDDEADLANLLKRSLEKEGYKQIYTAGSIHEAWTSFQQTNPDIVLLDVMLPDGEGYDLCRRIREVSHVPVLFMSAKNEEIDKILGLAIGGDDYITKPFSPKEVAYRVKAQLRRAGYQLLDTTPSIAEKALKVGPFQLNADETEVHKDGVLLELTAKEIGLMACFMHNPNRILSKETLFERVWGEDFFGSDNTVMVHIRRLREKIEQDASKPLYITTVKGLGYKFVIPKEAQG; from the coding sequence GTGCAAGAACCAACCATATTAGTCGTGGACGATGAGGCTGATTTAGCTAATCTTCTAAAACGTAGTCTAGAAAAAGAGGGCTATAAACAAATTTATACAGCTGGCTCCATTCACGAGGCTTGGACAAGTTTCCAACAAACAAATCCAGATATAGTCCTGCTAGATGTCATGCTACCAGATGGTGAGGGCTACGATTTATGTCGACGAATCCGAGAGGTGTCCCATGTGCCTGTGCTATTCATGTCTGCTAAAAATGAGGAAATAGATAAAATTTTAGGACTAGCCATTGGTGGCGACGATTATATTACGAAGCCTTTTAGTCCAAAGGAAGTTGCTTATCGTGTAAAGGCACAATTACGTAGAGCCGGCTATCAACTACTGGATACCACTCCGAGCATTGCCGAAAAAGCACTAAAGGTTGGACCATTCCAGCTAAACGCTGATGAAACGGAAGTGCATAAGGATGGGGTTTTATTGGAGTTAACAGCTAAGGAAATTGGTTTAATGGCCTGCTTTATGCATAATCCTAATCGAATTTTAAGTAAGGAAACATTGTTTGAACGTGTTTGGGGAGAGGATTTTTTCGGCTCTGATAATACGGTCATGGTGCATATACGACGTCTACGTGAGAAAATTGAGCAGGATGCCTCTAAACCTCTTTACATCACAACAGTAAAGGGACTTGGCTATAAATTTGTCATACCAAAAGAGGCGCAAGGATGA
- a CDS encoding PH domain-containing protein, with amino-acid sequence MFKKIAADALGLSDIGVVVPKEDYDKTDADDFILHEIDEKIYFLIKTKADEYCFTNRAIIHVDGESAMSKKRLLRRYDYSMYSITDVFLETAGTIDLDVEIKFTIGNSPLSIDIHKRFIDDIKDLYKALHAISYEQKHNAYKLEVAEKSLNIASSSLGRIGNDNISPASSFKEITSFANKWMIEHKDKYKKEDFSHIFDLYMNN; translated from the coding sequence ATGTTTAAAAAAATAGCAGCGGATGCACTTGGACTTTCAGATATTGGGGTAGTTGTACCAAAAGAGGATTATGATAAAACGGATGCGGATGATTTTATCCTACATGAAATTGATGAGAAAATTTATTTTCTAATTAAAACGAAGGCAGATGAGTATTGCTTTACAAATCGTGCCATTATTCATGTAGATGGCGAAAGCGCTATGAGTAAGAAGCGATTACTACGACGCTATGACTATTCTATGTATTCCATTACAGATGTTTTTCTCGAAACAGCAGGAACAATAGACCTTGATGTCGAAATTAAGTTTACAATCGGCAATTCTCCACTTTCCATCGACATCCACAAACGCTTTATTGATGACATTAAAGATTTGTATAAAGCACTACATGCCATTAGCTACGAGCAGAAGCACAATGCCTATAAATTAGAGGTAGCAGAAAAAAGCCTTAACATTGCATCATCATCACTTGGTCGAATTGGCAATGACAATATATCTCCAGCGTCGTCATTCAAAGAAATTACAAGCTTTGCGAACAAATGGATGATTGAACATAAAGATAAATATAAAAAAGAAGACTTCTCACATATTTTTGATTTATATATGAATAATTAA
- a CDS encoding acetamidase/formamidase family protein codes for MTNELHVLEKEGLKNDDFIQQPQAAETLFVNEFIDGILDPSQKMLGPVKDGGTIIANTTPGCWGPMLTPTIRGGHEVTKPVFVEGAEVGDAIVIKIQSIQVTSLATSSGHDEAITDRFIGDPFVSVKCPGCGKLHPNTVVKGIGPQAIRCSTCDTETAPFKITNGYTMALDHRGQMGVTVGREGARRIALDAKNYMRTPENSIQNPVVALAPSDLVGVMARMRPFLGQLGTTPSKAMPDSHNAGDFGSFLIGAPHEYAFTQDELDVHRTDGHMDISRVREGATLICPVKVPGGGVYIGDMHAMQGDGEIAGHTTDVAGIVQLQVSVLKKVALEGPILLPNVEDLPYTAKPFTKEEKRRARELAEEFGVKQVEESFPVSVVGSGKTLNEATDNAIYRAAKLFEMSEPEVLNRATITGSIEIGRHPGVVTATFQVPKTILKKVRIFKTVKKQYD; via the coding sequence ATGACAAACGAATTGCATGTGCTTGAAAAAGAAGGATTAAAAAATGATGACTTTATACAGCAACCGCAAGCCGCTGAGACATTGTTCGTAAATGAGTTCATCGATGGAATTTTAGATCCCTCACAGAAAATGTTGGGGCCAGTTAAAGATGGTGGGACAATCATTGCCAATACAACACCTGGATGCTGGGGACCCATGCTTACGCCTACTATTCGTGGAGGACATGAAGTAACAAAGCCTGTTTTTGTAGAAGGGGCTGAGGTGGGTGACGCTATTGTCATAAAAATACAATCAATTCAGGTTACATCGTTAGCAACCTCATCTGGACATGATGAAGCCATTACTGATCGATTTATTGGCGATCCGTTTGTTTCCGTCAAATGCCCTGGCTGTGGCAAGCTACATCCAAATACAGTCGTAAAAGGAATAGGGCCACAAGCCATTCGCTGCTCGACATGTGATACCGAAACAGCACCATTTAAAATAACAAACGGCTATACAATGGCACTAGATCATAGAGGTCAAATGGGTGTGACTGTTGGACGAGAGGGTGCTCGCCGAATTGCTCTTGACGCTAAAAACTACATGAGAACACCTGAAAATTCTATACAAAATCCTGTTGTTGCATTAGCACCAAGCGACTTAGTCGGTGTAATGGCCAGAATGCGACCATTTTTAGGTCAGCTTGGAACAACTCCTTCTAAAGCGATGCCAGATTCTCATAATGCGGGTGATTTTGGTTCGTTCTTGATTGGCGCCCCACATGAATATGCCTTTACACAAGATGAATTGGATGTACATCGTACGGATGGACATATGGATATTAGTCGAGTTCGTGAAGGAGCTACCCTAATTTGTCCTGTGAAGGTTCCTGGGGGTGGTGTCTATATTGGTGATATGCATGCCATGCAGGGAGACGGCGAGATTGCAGGACATACAACAGATGTAGCAGGTATCGTACAGCTCCAAGTTAGTGTCTTGAAAAAGGTAGCATTGGAGGGCCCAATCTTACTACCGAACGTGGAAGATCTACCTTATACAGCAAAGCCCTTTACAAAGGAAGAAAAACGGCGTGCTCGCGAATTAGCAGAGGAGTTCGGGGTGAAACAAGTTGAAGAATCATTTCCTGTATCTGTGGTAGGTTCTGGTAAAACATTAAACGAAGCTACTGATAATGCCATCTATAGAGCTGCAAAACTATTTGAGATGAGCGAGCCAGAAGTATTAAATAGAGCAACGATAACAGGTTCCATAGAGATTGGACGTCATCCAGGAGTTGTCACAGCAACCTTCCAAGTTCCTAAAACAATATTAAAGAAGGTACGAATTTTTAAAACTGTTAAAAAACAATATGATTAA
- a CDS encoding HPP family protein — protein sequence MADSLSVENKLEKKNSIKPFILKMRGGGHAPSRTNFADAFTGAIGGLICIFVLLWLTSFTDAPWLMASLGGSCVLVFVVWNAPLSQPRNIIGGHLISAFIGLAMYALLGSSMLSISLGVGLTIFFMAFLGIIHPPAGANPIIIILGGYGWSYLVMPVLIGAVIIVIFGLLINNLREKRKYPLFW from the coding sequence ATGGCAGATTCCTTGAGTGTGGAAAATAAGTTAGAGAAAAAGAATAGTATTAAACCCTTTATATTAAAAATGAGGGGAGGAGGTCATGCGCCATCTCGGACTAATTTCGCAGATGCCTTCACAGGAGCAATTGGTGGATTAATATGTATCTTTGTGCTCCTCTGGCTAACAAGCTTTACAGATGCACCTTGGTTAATGGCATCACTAGGTGGAAGCTGTGTGCTTGTATTTGTTGTCTGGAATGCCCCATTGTCGCAGCCTCGAAATATTATTGGTGGTCATTTAATTTCTGCGTTTATTGGTTTGGCCATGTATGCATTACTAGGTTCGAGCATGCTATCTATTAGTCTTGGTGTTGGGTTAACCATATTTTTTATGGCTTTTCTAGGCATTATCCATCCTCCAGCGGGTGCTAATCCTATTATTATTATTTTAGGAGGCTATGGTTGGAGCTATTTAGTAATGCCCGTATTAATTGGTGCCGTTATTATTGTAATTTTTGGGTTATTGATAAATAATTTACGAGAAAAAAGAAAATATCCACTGTTTTGGTGA
- a CDS encoding CaiB/BaiF CoA transferase family protein → MGILKGLKILDFSALLPGPMATMIFADLGADVIHVESSKRVDLTRIMPPYDDDHEAYIHQHLNRSKKSLTLNLKSPEAIDIVRTLVQEYDVIIEGFRPGVMQRLGIGYEALKEINPQVIYCAITGYGQTGPYSNRPGHDNNYLSLAGLLDYSRHKDKKPVSMGVQLADIAGGTMHAAIGVLAAALHREKTGEGQFIDISMTDAVFSLNAMYGSAFIGGGRVPQPEQEILNGGSYYDFYKTKDGRFFSVGSLEPQFRKLLCEALDIPELIDNTFNDSYYTQIRFKEAVHDAFLSKTYEEWLEVFNEDFEGCVEPVLTFPEACEHPQLRAREMIVAIPKSDGTMQNQIASPFKFDGAQPEYKHVGAKLGEHNEEVLLSLGYSAEQIKALKEKGVLD, encoded by the coding sequence TTGGGCATTTTAAAGGGGTTAAAAATTCTCGATTTTTCTGCATTACTACCAGGACCAATGGCAACAATGATATTTGCTGATTTAGGGGCAGATGTGATCCATGTTGAATCATCAAAGCGTGTTGATTTAACTAGGATTATGCCACCCTATGATGATGATCACGAGGCATATATTCACCAACATTTAAATCGATCTAAAAAGTCACTTACATTAAACCTAAAATCACCAGAGGCTATAGACATTGTTAGAACACTTGTTCAAGAATACGACGTTATTATCGAGGGGTTTCGACCTGGTGTCATGCAAAGGCTTGGCATTGGCTATGAGGCACTTAAAGAAATAAATCCTCAAGTTATTTATTGTGCAATTACAGGCTATGGTCAAACAGGACCTTATAGCAACCGGCCTGGACACGATAATAACTATCTATCATTAGCAGGATTACTTGACTATTCACGCCATAAGGATAAAAAACCTGTTTCAATGGGTGTTCAACTCGCGGATATAGCCGGTGGGACTATGCATGCCGCTATTGGTGTACTAGCTGCAGCCTTGCATCGTGAAAAAACAGGAGAAGGACAATTCATTGATATTAGTATGACAGATGCTGTATTCTCCCTTAATGCTATGTACGGCTCTGCCTTTATTGGAGGTGGTCGTGTGCCGCAGCCAGAGCAAGAAATATTAAATGGCGGAAGTTACTATGATTTTTACAAAACAAAGGATGGACGCTTTTTCTCTGTTGGTAGTTTAGAACCTCAATTCCGTAAATTGCTCTGTGAGGCACTTGATATTCCAGAGTTGATTGATAATACCTTCAATGATTCCTACTATACGCAGATTCGTTTTAAAGAGGCAGTTCATGATGCATTTCTATCAAAGACATATGAGGAATGGCTTGAGGTATTTAACGAGGATTTTGAAGGCTGTGTAGAACCCGTTCTAACATTTCCAGAAGCATGTGAGCATCCACAGCTAAGGGCAAGAGAAATGATTGTAGCTATTCCAAAAAGTGATGGGACGATGCAAAATCAAATAGCATCACCCTTTAAATTTGACGGTGCACAGCCAGAATATAAGCATGTTGGTGCCAAACTAGGCGAACATAATGAAGAGGTCTTACTTTCTTTAGGTTATAGTGCTGAACAAATCAAAGCCTTAAAGGAAAAAGGCGTTTTAGACTAA